In Rhipicephalus microplus isolate Deutch F79 chromosome 9, USDA_Rmic, whole genome shotgun sequence, one genomic interval encodes:
- the Pfrx gene encoding 6-phosphofructo-2-kinase/fructose-2,6-biphosphatase isoform X7: MLVDWSIVSSHPLMKKERRTSGGDRTNYVNLPHVIAMVGLPARGKTYIAKKLTRYLNWIGIQTRVFNVGEYRRQATEAYKSHDFFRADNAEAMAIRSKCALDALEDMCKWLESEGEVAVYDATNTTYERRKLIYNVVCERFGFKLFFVESYCDDPKIIEANIREVKVNSPDYRDMNKDDALLDFVHRIEHYKACYQTLDEVQEKQYSFMKIFNTGQKVVVHRHEGHIQSRVVYYLMNIHIMPRSIYLTRHGESVLNLQGRIGGDADLSERGREYALALAKFIKKQSIPRLRVWTSQLKRTIQTAAGIDAPQERWKALNEIDAGICEEMTYEEIQEKYPEEFAARDQDKFHYRYPRGESYEDLVARLEPVIMELERQENVLVVAHQAVLRCLLAYFLDKNSEELPYLRVPLHSIIKLTPMAYGCEMKKFSVPIAAVDTHRAKPSVSTDSANTDTVDTLGLQEIEITEDLLAQHDTFVQG, translated from the exons ATGTTGGTCGACTGGAGCATCGTGTCGTCGCATCCGCTCATGAAGAAGGAACGGCGTACTTCTGGAG GGGACAGGACCAACTATGTCAACCTTCCACACGTTATTGCCATGGTGGGTCTTCCTGCCAGGGGCAAAACCTACATTGCCAAGAAGCTGACTCGCTACCTCAACTGGATTGGCATCCAGACCAGAG TGTTCAATGTTGGCGAATATCGGCGTCAAGCTACGGAAGCCTATAAGAGCCATGACTTCTTCAGAGCAGATAATGCTGAAGCCATGGCCATCCGCAG CAAGTGTGCCTTGGATGCTCTTGAAGACATGTGCAAATGGTTGGAGTCGGAAGGAGAAGTGGCTGTGTACGATGCGACCAACACAACCTATGAAAGGCGCAAGCTCATCTACAACGTCGTCTGTGAGCGGTTTGGCTTCAAGCTGTTCTTTGTGGAGTCCTACTGCGACGACCCCAAGATTATCGAAGCTAACATTCGG GAAGTGAAGGTCAATAGCCCGGACTACAGGGACATGAACAAGGATGATGCTCTCCTCGATTTTGTGCACCGCATCGAACACTACAAGGCCTGCTACCAGACTCTCGATGAAGTGCAGGAAAAGCAGTACTCCTTCATGAAGATCTTCAACACGGGACAAAAGGTCGTCGTGCATAGACATGAAG GGCACATCCAGAGTAGGGTGGTGTATTACCTTATGAACATCCACATCATGCCAAGATCCATCTACTTGACCAGG CATGGTGAAAGTGTCCTGAACCTACAGGGAAGGATTGGTGGGGATGCTGATCTCTCCGAACGGGGACGGGAG TATGCACTTGCATTGGCCAAGTTCATAAAAAAGCAGTCCATTCCACGCCTCCGCGTCTGGACCAGCCAACTGAAGCGGACCATACAGACTGCAGCAGGCATCGATGCCCCTCAAGAACGGTGGAAGGCTCTGAATGAAATTGATGCC GGAATATGTGAGGAAATGACGTACGAGGAGATTCAAGAGAAGTACCCGGAAGAGTTTGCTGCTAGGGATCAGGACAAGTTCCATTACCGGTACCCACGGGGAGAG TCTTACGAAGACCTGGTAGCTAGGTTGGAGCCAGTCATCATG GAATTGGAGCGGCAAGAGAATGTCCTTGTGGTTGCGCACCAAGCGGTCCTGCGTTGTCTCCTTGCCTATTTCCTTGACAAGAACTCTG AGGAACTCCCCTACCTGAGAGTGCCATTACACAGCATCATCAAGCTGACACCCATGGCATACGGCTGCGAGATGAAAAAGTTCAGCGTGCCTATAGCTGCAGTGGACACACACCGCGCCAAGCCCAGCGTAAGTACTGACAGCGCAAACACCGACACCGTTGACACCCTTGGCCTGCAGGAAATTGAGATCACCGAGGATCTACTAGCGCAGCACGACACCTTTGTGCAGGGTTGA
- the Pfrx gene encoding 6-phosphofructo-2-kinase/fructose-2,6-biphosphatase isoform X8 yields MNQPVRQDVSMNNGRSGDRTNYVNLPHVIAMVGLPARGKTYIAKKLTRYLNWIGIQTRVFNVGEYRRQATEAYKSHDFFRADNAEAMAIRSKCALDALEDMCKWLESEGEVAVYDATNTTYERRKLIYNVVCERFGFKLFFVESYCDDPKIIEANIREVKVNSPDYRDMNKDDALLDFVHRIEHYKACYQTLDEVQEKQYSFMKIFNTGQKVVVHRHEGHIQSRVVYYLMNIHIMPRSIYLTRHGESVLNLQGRIGGDADLSERGREYALALAKFIKKQSIPRLRVWTSQLKRTIQTAAGIDAPQERWKALNEIDAGICEEMTYEEIQEKYPEEFAARDQDKFHYRYPRGESYEDLVARLEPVIMELERQENVLVVAHQAVLRCLLAYFLDKNSEELPYLRVPLHSIIKLTPMAYGCEMKKFSVPIAAVDTHRAKPSVSTDSANTDTVDTLGLQEIEITEDLLAQHDTFVQG; encoded by the exons ATGAACCAGCCAGTTCGTCAAGACGTCTCGATGAACAACGGGAGATCCG GGGACAGGACCAACTATGTCAACCTTCCACACGTTATTGCCATGGTGGGTCTTCCTGCCAGGGGCAAAACCTACATTGCCAAGAAGCTGACTCGCTACCTCAACTGGATTGGCATCCAGACCAGAG TGTTCAATGTTGGCGAATATCGGCGTCAAGCTACGGAAGCCTATAAGAGCCATGACTTCTTCAGAGCAGATAATGCTGAAGCCATGGCCATCCGCAG CAAGTGTGCCTTGGATGCTCTTGAAGACATGTGCAAATGGTTGGAGTCGGAAGGAGAAGTGGCTGTGTACGATGCGACCAACACAACCTATGAAAGGCGCAAGCTCATCTACAACGTCGTCTGTGAGCGGTTTGGCTTCAAGCTGTTCTTTGTGGAGTCCTACTGCGACGACCCCAAGATTATCGAAGCTAACATTCGG GAAGTGAAGGTCAATAGCCCGGACTACAGGGACATGAACAAGGATGATGCTCTCCTCGATTTTGTGCACCGCATCGAACACTACAAGGCCTGCTACCAGACTCTCGATGAAGTGCAGGAAAAGCAGTACTCCTTCATGAAGATCTTCAACACGGGACAAAAGGTCGTCGTGCATAGACATGAAG GGCACATCCAGAGTAGGGTGGTGTATTACCTTATGAACATCCACATCATGCCAAGATCCATCTACTTGACCAGG CATGGTGAAAGTGTCCTGAACCTACAGGGAAGGATTGGTGGGGATGCTGATCTCTCCGAACGGGGACGGGAG TATGCACTTGCATTGGCCAAGTTCATAAAAAAGCAGTCCATTCCACGCCTCCGCGTCTGGACCAGCCAACTGAAGCGGACCATACAGACTGCAGCAGGCATCGATGCCCCTCAAGAACGGTGGAAGGCTCTGAATGAAATTGATGCC GGAATATGTGAGGAAATGACGTACGAGGAGATTCAAGAGAAGTACCCGGAAGAGTTTGCTGCTAGGGATCAGGACAAGTTCCATTACCGGTACCCACGGGGAGAG TCTTACGAAGACCTGGTAGCTAGGTTGGAGCCAGTCATCATG GAATTGGAGCGGCAAGAGAATGTCCTTGTGGTTGCGCACCAAGCGGTCCTGCGTTGTCTCCTTGCCTATTTCCTTGACAAGAACTCTG AGGAACTCCCCTACCTGAGAGTGCCATTACACAGCATCATCAAGCTGACACCCATGGCATACGGCTGCGAGATGAAAAAGTTCAGCGTGCCTATAGCTGCAGTGGACACACACCGCGCCAAGCCCAGCGTAAGTACTGACAGCGCAAACACCGACACCGTTGACACCCTTGGCCTGCAGGAAATTGAGATCACCGAGGATCTACTAGCGCAGCACGACACCTTTGTGCAGGGTTGA
- the Pfrx gene encoding 6-phosphofructo-2-kinase/fructose-2,6-biphosphatase isoform X5, translating into MLKPRNNSISAARKYSNGTKPFPIRGDRTNYVNLPHVIAMVGLPARGKTYIAKKLTRYLNWIGIQTRVFNVGEYRRQATEAYKSHDFFRADNAEAMAIRSKCALDALEDMCKWLESEGEVAVYDATNTTYERRKLIYNVVCERFGFKLFFVESYCDDPKIIEANIREVKVNSPDYRDMNKDDALLDFVHRIEHYKACYQTLDEVQEKQYSFMKIFNTGQKVVVHRHEGHIQSRVVYYLMNIHIMPRSIYLTRHGESVLNLQGRIGGDADLSERGREYALALAKFIKKQSIPRLRVWTSQLKRTIQTAAGIDAPQERWKALNEIDAGICEEMTYEEIQEKYPEEFAARDQDKFHYRYPRGESYEDLVARLEPVIMELERQENVLVVAHQAVLRCLLAYFLDKNSEELPYLRVPLHSIIKLTPMAYGCEMKKFSVPIAAVDTHRAKPSVSTDSANTDTVDTLGLQEIEITEDLLAQHDTFVQG; encoded by the exons GGGACAGGACCAACTATGTCAACCTTCCACACGTTATTGCCATGGTGGGTCTTCCTGCCAGGGGCAAAACCTACATTGCCAAGAAGCTGACTCGCTACCTCAACTGGATTGGCATCCAGACCAGAG TGTTCAATGTTGGCGAATATCGGCGTCAAGCTACGGAAGCCTATAAGAGCCATGACTTCTTCAGAGCAGATAATGCTGAAGCCATGGCCATCCGCAG CAAGTGTGCCTTGGATGCTCTTGAAGACATGTGCAAATGGTTGGAGTCGGAAGGAGAAGTGGCTGTGTACGATGCGACCAACACAACCTATGAAAGGCGCAAGCTCATCTACAACGTCGTCTGTGAGCGGTTTGGCTTCAAGCTGTTCTTTGTGGAGTCCTACTGCGACGACCCCAAGATTATCGAAGCTAACATTCGG GAAGTGAAGGTCAATAGCCCGGACTACAGGGACATGAACAAGGATGATGCTCTCCTCGATTTTGTGCACCGCATCGAACACTACAAGGCCTGCTACCAGACTCTCGATGAAGTGCAGGAAAAGCAGTACTCCTTCATGAAGATCTTCAACACGGGACAAAAGGTCGTCGTGCATAGACATGAAG GGCACATCCAGAGTAGGGTGGTGTATTACCTTATGAACATCCACATCATGCCAAGATCCATCTACTTGACCAGG CATGGTGAAAGTGTCCTGAACCTACAGGGAAGGATTGGTGGGGATGCTGATCTCTCCGAACGGGGACGGGAG TATGCACTTGCATTGGCCAAGTTCATAAAAAAGCAGTCCATTCCACGCCTCCGCGTCTGGACCAGCCAACTGAAGCGGACCATACAGACTGCAGCAGGCATCGATGCCCCTCAAGAACGGTGGAAGGCTCTGAATGAAATTGATGCC GGAATATGTGAGGAAATGACGTACGAGGAGATTCAAGAGAAGTACCCGGAAGAGTTTGCTGCTAGGGATCAGGACAAGTTCCATTACCGGTACCCACGGGGAGAG TCTTACGAAGACCTGGTAGCTAGGTTGGAGCCAGTCATCATG GAATTGGAGCGGCAAGAGAATGTCCTTGTGGTTGCGCACCAAGCGGTCCTGCGTTGTCTCCTTGCCTATTTCCTTGACAAGAACTCTG AGGAACTCCCCTACCTGAGAGTGCCATTACACAGCATCATCAAGCTGACACCCATGGCATACGGCTGCGAGATGAAAAAGTTCAGCGTGCCTATAGCTGCAGTGGACACACACCGCGCCAAGCCCAGCGTAAGTACTGACAGCGCAAACACCGACACCGTTGACACCCTTGGCCTGCAGGAAATTGAGATCACCGAGGATCTACTAGCGCAGCACGACACCTTTGTGCAGGGTTGA
- the Pfrx gene encoding 6-phosphofructo-2-kinase/fructose-2,6-biphosphatase isoform X9 → MVSRYSSTGPKPFPIRGDRTNYVNLPHVIAMVGLPARGKTYIAKKLTRYLNWIGIQTRVFNVGEYRRQATEAYKSHDFFRADNAEAMAIRSKCALDALEDMCKWLESEGEVAVYDATNTTYERRKLIYNVVCERFGFKLFFVESYCDDPKIIEANIREVKVNSPDYRDMNKDDALLDFVHRIEHYKACYQTLDEVQEKQYSFMKIFNTGQKVVVHRHEGHIQSRVVYYLMNIHIMPRSIYLTRHGESVLNLQGRIGGDADLSERGREYALALAKFIKKQSIPRLRVWTSQLKRTIQTAAGIDAPQERWKALNEIDAGICEEMTYEEIQEKYPEEFAARDQDKFHYRYPRGESYEDLVARLEPVIMELERQENVLVVAHQAVLRCLLAYFLDKNSEELPYLRVPLHSIIKLTPMAYGCEMKKFSVPIAAVDTHRAKPSVSTDSANTDTVDTLGLQEIEITEDLLAQHDTFVQG, encoded by the exons GGGACAGGACCAACTATGTCAACCTTCCACACGTTATTGCCATGGTGGGTCTTCCTGCCAGGGGCAAAACCTACATTGCCAAGAAGCTGACTCGCTACCTCAACTGGATTGGCATCCAGACCAGAG TGTTCAATGTTGGCGAATATCGGCGTCAAGCTACGGAAGCCTATAAGAGCCATGACTTCTTCAGAGCAGATAATGCTGAAGCCATGGCCATCCGCAG CAAGTGTGCCTTGGATGCTCTTGAAGACATGTGCAAATGGTTGGAGTCGGAAGGAGAAGTGGCTGTGTACGATGCGACCAACACAACCTATGAAAGGCGCAAGCTCATCTACAACGTCGTCTGTGAGCGGTTTGGCTTCAAGCTGTTCTTTGTGGAGTCCTACTGCGACGACCCCAAGATTATCGAAGCTAACATTCGG GAAGTGAAGGTCAATAGCCCGGACTACAGGGACATGAACAAGGATGATGCTCTCCTCGATTTTGTGCACCGCATCGAACACTACAAGGCCTGCTACCAGACTCTCGATGAAGTGCAGGAAAAGCAGTACTCCTTCATGAAGATCTTCAACACGGGACAAAAGGTCGTCGTGCATAGACATGAAG GGCACATCCAGAGTAGGGTGGTGTATTACCTTATGAACATCCACATCATGCCAAGATCCATCTACTTGACCAGG CATGGTGAAAGTGTCCTGAACCTACAGGGAAGGATTGGTGGGGATGCTGATCTCTCCGAACGGGGACGGGAG TATGCACTTGCATTGGCCAAGTTCATAAAAAAGCAGTCCATTCCACGCCTCCGCGTCTGGACCAGCCAACTGAAGCGGACCATACAGACTGCAGCAGGCATCGATGCCCCTCAAGAACGGTGGAAGGCTCTGAATGAAATTGATGCC GGAATATGTGAGGAAATGACGTACGAGGAGATTCAAGAGAAGTACCCGGAAGAGTTTGCTGCTAGGGATCAGGACAAGTTCCATTACCGGTACCCACGGGGAGAG TCTTACGAAGACCTGGTAGCTAGGTTGGAGCCAGTCATCATG GAATTGGAGCGGCAAGAGAATGTCCTTGTGGTTGCGCACCAAGCGGTCCTGCGTTGTCTCCTTGCCTATTTCCTTGACAAGAACTCTG AGGAACTCCCCTACCTGAGAGTGCCATTACACAGCATCATCAAGCTGACACCCATGGCATACGGCTGCGAGATGAAAAAGTTCAGCGTGCCTATAGCTGCAGTGGACACACACCGCGCCAAGCCCAGCGTAAGTACTGACAGCGCAAACACCGACACCGTTGACACCCTTGGCCTGCAGGAAATTGAGATCACCGAGGATCTACTAGCGCAGCACGACACCTTTGTGCAGGGTTGA
- the Pfrx gene encoding 6-phosphofructo-2-kinase/fructose-2,6-biphosphatase isoform X6 yields MGRTSPTPRIRKISDSLKPFPIRGDRTNYVNLPHVIAMVGLPARGKTYIAKKLTRYLNWIGIQTRVFNVGEYRRQATEAYKSHDFFRADNAEAMAIRSKCALDALEDMCKWLESEGEVAVYDATNTTYERRKLIYNVVCERFGFKLFFVESYCDDPKIIEANIREVKVNSPDYRDMNKDDALLDFVHRIEHYKACYQTLDEVQEKQYSFMKIFNTGQKVVVHRHEGHIQSRVVYYLMNIHIMPRSIYLTRHGESVLNLQGRIGGDADLSERGREYALALAKFIKKQSIPRLRVWTSQLKRTIQTAAGIDAPQERWKALNEIDAGICEEMTYEEIQEKYPEEFAARDQDKFHYRYPRGESYEDLVARLEPVIMELERQENVLVVAHQAVLRCLLAYFLDKNSEELPYLRVPLHSIIKLTPMAYGCEMKKFSVPIAAVDTHRAKPSVSTDSANTDTVDTLGLQEIEITEDLLAQHDTFVQG; encoded by the exons GGGACAGGACCAACTATGTCAACCTTCCACACGTTATTGCCATGGTGGGTCTTCCTGCCAGGGGCAAAACCTACATTGCCAAGAAGCTGACTCGCTACCTCAACTGGATTGGCATCCAGACCAGAG TGTTCAATGTTGGCGAATATCGGCGTCAAGCTACGGAAGCCTATAAGAGCCATGACTTCTTCAGAGCAGATAATGCTGAAGCCATGGCCATCCGCAG CAAGTGTGCCTTGGATGCTCTTGAAGACATGTGCAAATGGTTGGAGTCGGAAGGAGAAGTGGCTGTGTACGATGCGACCAACACAACCTATGAAAGGCGCAAGCTCATCTACAACGTCGTCTGTGAGCGGTTTGGCTTCAAGCTGTTCTTTGTGGAGTCCTACTGCGACGACCCCAAGATTATCGAAGCTAACATTCGG GAAGTGAAGGTCAATAGCCCGGACTACAGGGACATGAACAAGGATGATGCTCTCCTCGATTTTGTGCACCGCATCGAACACTACAAGGCCTGCTACCAGACTCTCGATGAAGTGCAGGAAAAGCAGTACTCCTTCATGAAGATCTTCAACACGGGACAAAAGGTCGTCGTGCATAGACATGAAG GGCACATCCAGAGTAGGGTGGTGTATTACCTTATGAACATCCACATCATGCCAAGATCCATCTACTTGACCAGG CATGGTGAAAGTGTCCTGAACCTACAGGGAAGGATTGGTGGGGATGCTGATCTCTCCGAACGGGGACGGGAG TATGCACTTGCATTGGCCAAGTTCATAAAAAAGCAGTCCATTCCACGCCTCCGCGTCTGGACCAGCCAACTGAAGCGGACCATACAGACTGCAGCAGGCATCGATGCCCCTCAAGAACGGTGGAAGGCTCTGAATGAAATTGATGCC GGAATATGTGAGGAAATGACGTACGAGGAGATTCAAGAGAAGTACCCGGAAGAGTTTGCTGCTAGGGATCAGGACAAGTTCCATTACCGGTACCCACGGGGAGAG TCTTACGAAGACCTGGTAGCTAGGTTGGAGCCAGTCATCATG GAATTGGAGCGGCAAGAGAATGTCCTTGTGGTTGCGCACCAAGCGGTCCTGCGTTGTCTCCTTGCCTATTTCCTTGACAAGAACTCTG AGGAACTCCCCTACCTGAGAGTGCCATTACACAGCATCATCAAGCTGACACCCATGGCATACGGCTGCGAGATGAAAAAGTTCAGCGTGCCTATAGCTGCAGTGGACACACACCGCGCCAAGCCCAGCGTAAGTACTGACAGCGCAAACACCGACACCGTTGACACCCTTGGCCTGCAGGAAATTGAGATCACCGAGGATCTACTAGCGCAGCACGACACCTTTGTGCAGGGTTGA